One genomic segment of Myotis daubentonii chromosome 14, mMyoDau2.1, whole genome shotgun sequence includes these proteins:
- the ZDHHC3 gene encoding palmitoyltransferase ZDHHC3 isoform X4: MMLIPTHHFRDIERKPEYLQPEKCAPPPYPGPAGTMWFIRDGCGIACAIVTWFLVLYAEFVVLFVMLIPSRDYVYSIINGILFNLLAFLALASHCRAMLTDPGAVPKGNATKEFIESLQLKPGQVVYKCPKCCSIKPDRAHHCSVCKRCIRKMDHHCPWVNNCVGENNQKYFVLFTMYIALISLHALIMVGFHFLHCFEEDWTRATLNLLDLLQAHGLTREGTAEARISQEKTQPLTVSSTECSYFSPPTTVILLILLCFEGLLFLIFTSVMFGTQVHSICTDETWLWYRRLPVNQSQLSSHPWLSDCQLRGSCAKACRPWPVDPGPWHAHPQESLSFFTLFVREREGKCDM, encoded by the exons ATGATGCTTATCCCCACCCACCACTTCCGAGACATTGAGCGGAAGCCAGAATACCTCCAGCCGGAGAAGTGTGCCCCACCTCCCTACCCTGGTCCTGCGGGAACCATGTGGTTTATCCGCGACGGCTGCGGCATCGCCTGTGCCATTGTCACCTGGTTTCTGGTCCTCTATGCGGAGTTTGTGGTCCTCTTTGTCATGCTGATTCCATCCCGAGACTACGTGTACAGCATCATCAATGGAATTCTGTTCAACCTGCTGGCCTTCTTGGCCCTGGCCTCCCACTGCCGGGCCATGCTGACGGACCCC ggggcagtgcccaaaggAAATGCCACTAAAGAATTCATCGAGAGTTTACAACTGAAGCCCGGCCAGGTGGTGTACAAGTGTCCCAAGTGCTGCAGCATCAAGCCCGACCGAGCGCACCACTGCAG TGTGTGTAAGCGGTGCATTCGGAAGATGGACCACCACTGTCCCTGGGTCAATAACTGCGTGGGCGAGAACAACCAGAAGTACTTCGTCCTGTTTACA ATGTACATAGCTCTCATCTCCCTGCACGCCCTCATCATGGTGGGGTTCCACTTCCTACACTGCTTCGAAGAAGACTGGACAA GGGCCACCCTCAATTTATTAGATCTCTTGCAAGCCCACGGACTGACCAGGGAAGGAACAGCAGAGGCCCGAATCTCTCAGGAGAAAACGCAGCCCCTTACAGTCAGTTCCACAG AGTGCAGCTACTTCTCGCCGCCCACCACGGTGATCCTCCTCATCCTGCTGTGCTTCGAGGGGCTGCTCTTCCTCATTTTCACGTCGGTGATGTTCGGAACTCAGGTGCACTCCATCTGCACGGACGAGACG TGGTTATGGTATCGCAGACTTCCTGTGAACCAGTCCCAACTGAGCAGTCACCCTTGGCTGTCAGATTGCCAGCTCCGCGGCTCCTGTGCCAAagcctgcaggccctggcccGTCGACCCTGGGCCCTGGCACGCTCATCCCCAAGAAAGTCTGAGTTTTTTTACACTTTTTGTGAGAGAAAGGGAAGGCAAATGTGATATGTAG
- the ZDHHC3 gene encoding palmitoyltransferase ZDHHC3 isoform X5 has translation MMLIPTHHFRDIERKPEYLQPEKCAPPPYPGPAGTMWFIRDGCGIACAIVTWFLVLYAEFVVLFVMLIPSRDYVYSIINGILFNLLAFLALASHCRAMLTDPGAVPKGNATKEFIESLQLKPGQVVYKCPKCCSIKPDRAHHCSVCKRCIRKMDHHCPWVNNCVGENNQKYFVLFTMYIALISLHALIMVGFHFLHCFEEDWTRATLNLLDLLQAHGLTREGTAEARISQEKTQPLTVSSTECSYFSPPTTVILLILLCFEGLLFLIFTSVMFGTQVHSICTDETGIEQLKKEERRWAKKTKWMNLKAVFGHPFSLGWASPFATPDHGKADPSQYVV, from the exons ATGATGCTTATCCCCACCCACCACTTCCGAGACATTGAGCGGAAGCCAGAATACCTCCAGCCGGAGAAGTGTGCCCCACCTCCCTACCCTGGTCCTGCGGGAACCATGTGGTTTATCCGCGACGGCTGCGGCATCGCCTGTGCCATTGTCACCTGGTTTCTGGTCCTCTATGCGGAGTTTGTGGTCCTCTTTGTCATGCTGATTCCATCCCGAGACTACGTGTACAGCATCATCAATGGAATTCTGTTCAACCTGCTGGCCTTCTTGGCCCTGGCCTCCCACTGCCGGGCCATGCTGACGGACCCC ggggcagtgcccaaaggAAATGCCACTAAAGAATTCATCGAGAGTTTACAACTGAAGCCCGGCCAGGTGGTGTACAAGTGTCCCAAGTGCTGCAGCATCAAGCCCGACCGAGCGCACCACTGCAG TGTGTGTAAGCGGTGCATTCGGAAGATGGACCACCACTGTCCCTGGGTCAATAACTGCGTGGGCGAGAACAACCAGAAGTACTTCGTCCTGTTTACA ATGTACATAGCTCTCATCTCCCTGCACGCCCTCATCATGGTGGGGTTCCACTTCCTACACTGCTTCGAAGAAGACTGGACAA GGGCCACCCTCAATTTATTAGATCTCTTGCAAGCCCACGGACTGACCAGGGAAGGAACAGCAGAGGCCCGAATCTCTCAGGAGAAAACGCAGCCCCTTACAGTCAGTTCCACAG AGTGCAGCTACTTCTCGCCGCCCACCACGGTGATCCTCCTCATCCTGCTGTGCTTCGAGGGGCTGCTCTTCCTCATTTTCACGTCGGTGATGTTCGGAACTCAGGTGCACTCCATCTGCACGGACGAGACG GGAATAGAGCAattgaaaaaggaagagagaagatgggctaaaaaaacaaaatggatgaACCTGAAAGCCGTTTTTGGCCACCCCTTCTCTCTAGGCTGGGCCAGCCCCTTTGCCACGCCCGACCACGGGAAGGCAGACCCGTCCCAGTACGTGGTCTGA
- the ZDHHC3 gene encoding palmitoyltransferase ZDHHC3 isoform X7, translating to MMLIPTHHFRDIERKPEYLQPEKCAPPPYPGPAGTMWFIRDGCGIACAIVTWFLVLYAEFVVLFVMLIPSRDYVYSIINGILFNLLAFLALASHCRAMLTDPGAVPKGNATKEFIESLQLKPGQVVYKCPKCCSIKPDRAHHCSVCKRCIRKMDHHCPWVNNCVGENNQKYFVLFTMYIALISLHALIMVGFHFLHCFEEDWTTHGLTREGTAEARISQEKTQPLTVSSTECSYFSPPTTVILLILLCFEGLLFLIFTSVMFGTQVHSICTDETGIEQLKKEERRWAKKTKWMNLKAVFGHPFSLGWASPFATPDHGKADPSQYVV from the exons ATGATGCTTATCCCCACCCACCACTTCCGAGACATTGAGCGGAAGCCAGAATACCTCCAGCCGGAGAAGTGTGCCCCACCTCCCTACCCTGGTCCTGCGGGAACCATGTGGTTTATCCGCGACGGCTGCGGCATCGCCTGTGCCATTGTCACCTGGTTTCTGGTCCTCTATGCGGAGTTTGTGGTCCTCTTTGTCATGCTGATTCCATCCCGAGACTACGTGTACAGCATCATCAATGGAATTCTGTTCAACCTGCTGGCCTTCTTGGCCCTGGCCTCCCACTGCCGGGCCATGCTGACGGACCCC ggggcagtgcccaaaggAAATGCCACTAAAGAATTCATCGAGAGTTTACAACTGAAGCCCGGCCAGGTGGTGTACAAGTGTCCCAAGTGCTGCAGCATCAAGCCCGACCGAGCGCACCACTGCAG TGTGTGTAAGCGGTGCATTCGGAAGATGGACCACCACTGTCCCTGGGTCAATAACTGCGTGGGCGAGAACAACCAGAAGTACTTCGTCCTGTTTACA ATGTACATAGCTCTCATCTCCCTGCACGCCCTCATCATGGTGGGGTTCCACTTCCTACACTGCTTCGAAGAAGACTGGACAA CCCACGGACTGACCAGGGAAGGAACAGCAGAGGCCCGAATCTCTCAGGAGAAAACGCAGCCCCTTACAGTCAGTTCCACAG AGTGCAGCTACTTCTCGCCGCCCACCACGGTGATCCTCCTCATCCTGCTGTGCTTCGAGGGGCTGCTCTTCCTCATTTTCACGTCGGTGATGTTCGGAACTCAGGTGCACTCCATCTGCACGGACGAGACG GGAATAGAGCAattgaaaaaggaagagagaagatgggctaaaaaaacaaaatggatgaACCTGAAAGCCGTTTTTGGCCACCCCTTCTCTCTAGGCTGGGCCAGCCCCTTTGCCACGCCCGACCACGGGAAGGCAGACCCGTCCCAGTACGTGGTCTGA
- the ZDHHC3 gene encoding palmitoyltransferase ZDHHC3 isoform X8, whose protein sequence is MMLIPTHHFRDIERKPEYLQPEKCAPPPYPGPAGTMWFIRDGCGIACAIVTWFLVLYAEFVVLFVMLIPSRDYVYSIINGILFNLLAFLALASHCRAMLTDPGAVPKGNATKEFIESLQLKPGQVVYKCPKCCSIKPDRAHHCSVCKRCIRKMDHHCPWVNNCVGENNQKYFVLFTMYIALISLHALIMVGFHFLHCFEEDWTKCSYFSPPTTVILLILLCFEGLLFLIFTSVMFGTQVHSICTDETGIEQLKKEERRWAKKTKWMNLKAVFGHPFSLGWASPFATPDHGKADPSQYVV, encoded by the exons ATGATGCTTATCCCCACCCACCACTTCCGAGACATTGAGCGGAAGCCAGAATACCTCCAGCCGGAGAAGTGTGCCCCACCTCCCTACCCTGGTCCTGCGGGAACCATGTGGTTTATCCGCGACGGCTGCGGCATCGCCTGTGCCATTGTCACCTGGTTTCTGGTCCTCTATGCGGAGTTTGTGGTCCTCTTTGTCATGCTGATTCCATCCCGAGACTACGTGTACAGCATCATCAATGGAATTCTGTTCAACCTGCTGGCCTTCTTGGCCCTGGCCTCCCACTGCCGGGCCATGCTGACGGACCCC ggggcagtgcccaaaggAAATGCCACTAAAGAATTCATCGAGAGTTTACAACTGAAGCCCGGCCAGGTGGTGTACAAGTGTCCCAAGTGCTGCAGCATCAAGCCCGACCGAGCGCACCACTGCAG TGTGTGTAAGCGGTGCATTCGGAAGATGGACCACCACTGTCCCTGGGTCAATAACTGCGTGGGCGAGAACAACCAGAAGTACTTCGTCCTGTTTACA ATGTACATAGCTCTCATCTCCCTGCACGCCCTCATCATGGTGGGGTTCCACTTCCTACACTGCTTCGAAGAAGACTGGACAA AGTGCAGCTACTTCTCGCCGCCCACCACGGTGATCCTCCTCATCCTGCTGTGCTTCGAGGGGCTGCTCTTCCTCATTTTCACGTCGGTGATGTTCGGAACTCAGGTGCACTCCATCTGCACGGACGAGACG GGAATAGAGCAattgaaaaaggaagagagaagatgggctaaaaaaacaaaatggatgaACCTGAAAGCCGTTTTTGGCCACCCCTTCTCTCTAGGCTGGGCCAGCCCCTTTGCCACGCCCGACCACGGGAAGGCAGACCCGTCCCAGTACGTGGTCTGA